The following are from one region of the Numenius arquata chromosome 23, bNumArq3.hap1.1, whole genome shotgun sequence genome:
- the HSD17B1 gene encoding 17-beta-hydroxysteroid dehydrogenase type 1, with product MEKTTVLITGCSSGIGLGLAVRLAADGRFKVYATMRDLAKGEQLLERLGGCCPDTLEVLQLDVTDPRSVAAAAQRVQEQQLDVLVCNAGVGLMGPLETCSEQAMKTLFDVNLFGAIRTIQAFLPAMKRRRAGRIIVSSSIGGLQGLPFNAVYCASKFAVEGLCESLAVVLRPFNIHLTLVECGPVNTSFLANLQCPDPEGSKMQGLDVETRGLYRQFLQHCQSLFRDTAQEVEDVLQAFLEAMGTPCPPLRRLTTQLFAPLLRLRLTSPDGSAYVQAMHDFVFGGGETGGDQP from the exons ATGGAGAAAACCACGGTGCTGATCACGGGCTGCTCCTCGGGCATTGGCCTGGGGCTGGCCGTGCGTCTGGCGGCCGATGGCAGGTTCAAAG TATATGCCACCATGCGTGACCTGGCCAAGGGCGAGCAGCTGCTGGAGCGcctggggggctgctgccccGACACACTGGAGGTCCTGCAGCTGGATGTCACTGACCCACGCTCGGTGGCGGCCGCCGCACAGCGGGtacaggagcagcagctggatgtGCTGG TCTGCAACGCAGGGGTGGGACTGATGGGCCCCCTGGAGACCTGCTCCGAACAAGCCATGAAGACCCTCTTCGATGTCAACCTCTTTGGGGCCATCCGCACCATCCAGGCGTTCCTGCCCGCCATGAAGCGCCGCAGGGCCGGGCGCATCATCGTCTCCAGCAGCATCGGGGGGCTGCAAG ggctgccctTCAACGCCGTGTACTGCGCCAGCAAGTTTGCGGTGGAGGGGCTGTGCGAGAGCCTGGCTGTCGTCCTGCGCCCCTTCAACATCCA CCTGACGCTGGTGGAGTGTGGACCTGTCAACACCAGCTTCCTGGCCAACCTGCAGTGCCCAGACCCTGAGGGCAGCAAGATGCAGGGCCTGGATGTCGAGACACGGGGTCTCTACCGCCAGTTCCTCCAGCACTGCCAGAGCCTCTTCCGCGACACGGCCCAGGAGGTGGAGGACGTCCTGCAG GCGTTCCTGGAGGCCAtgggcaccccctgccctcccctgcgcCGCCTCACCACCCAGCTCTTCGCCCCGCTCTTGCGCCTGAGGCTGACCAGCCCCGACGGCTCCGCGTACGTCCAGGCCATGCACGACTTCGTGTTCGGCGGCGGCGAGACCGGCGGGGACCAGCCCTGA
- the NAGLU gene encoding alpha-N-acetylglucosaminidase, translating to MAARLGPALLLMAAVSVSVSVSVSVSVSVRDARQEAAVRALARRLLGPRAAAVSLSVEASLAAAAGGTDTYRLRSPPGAAVAVAVTGSSGVAAAAGLYRYLRDFCGCHVSWSGAQLRLPDPLPRLRGEIRVSAAGRYRYYQNACTQSYSFAWWDWARWEREIDWMALSGINLAPAFAGQEAAWQRVYRSLGLNQSEIDAYFTGPAFLAWNRMGNLRGWAGPLPPAWHLKQQYLQYRIVERMRSLGMTTVLPAFAGHVPQGVLRVFPRVNATRLGGWSHFDCTYSCTYLLDPEDPMFQVIGTLFLKELIKDFGTDHIYSADTFNEMTPGSSDPAYLSRVSNAVFRSMTGADPEALWLMQGWLFQHQPDFWQPAQVRALLHGVPLGRMIVLDLFAESKPVYQWTESFYGQPFIWCMLHNFGGNHGLFGTVEAINHGPFAARRFPNSTMVGTGVVPEGIEQNDMVYELMNELGWSQEPLDLPSWVTRYAERRYGTPNAAAASAWRLLLRSVYNCTGVCVNHNRSPLVRRPSLRMDTELWYNASDVYEAWRLLLGAGTELGSSPTFRYDLVDVTRQAAQQLVSEYYLSIRRAFQSHALPELLTAGGVLVYDLLPELDSLLSSHSLFLLGRWLESARAVATSDREAEQYELNARNQVTLWGPSGNILDYANKQLGGLVLDYYGVRWSLFVSALVESLNSGTPFHQDQFNQAVFQVERGFVYNKKRYPAVPAGDTLEISRKLFLKYYPSTLRRGRAGPA from the exons ATGGCGGCGCGGCTGGGGCCGGCGCTTCTGCTCATGGCGGCGGTATCGGTATCGGTATCGGTGTCGGTGTCGGTGTCGGTGTCGGTGCGGGACGCGCGGCAGGAGGCGGCGGTGCGGGCGCTGGCGCGTCGGCTGCTGGGCCCGCGGGCCGCCGCCGTGTCGCTGTCGGTGGAGGCgtcgctggcggcggcggcgggtggcACCGACACTTACCGGCTGCGCTCGCCCCCCGGTGCCGCCGTGGCCGTGGCCGTGACGGGTTCCAGCGGCGTGGCGGCGGCCGCCGGGCTCTACCGTTACCTGCGCGACTTCTGCGGCTGCCACGTCTCCTGGTCCGGGGCGCAGCTCCGCCTGCCCGACCCGCTGCCGCGGCTGCGGGGCGAGATCCGCGTCTCCGCCGCCGGCAG GTACCGGTACTACCAGAACGCCTGCACCCAGAGCTACTCCTTCGCCTGGTGGGACTGGGCGCGCTGGGAGCGGGAGATCGACTGGATGGCCCTCAGCGGCATCAACCTGGCACCGGCCTTCGCCGGGCAGGAGGCGGCCTGGCAGCGG GTGTACCGGTCCCTGGGCCTCAACCAGTCGGAGATCGATGCCTACTTCACGGGGCCGGCGTTCCTGGCCTGGAACCGCATGGGGAACCTGCGCGGCTGGGCAGGGCCGCTGCCGCCCGCCTGGCACCTCAAACAGCAATACCTGCAg taCCGCATCGTGGAGAGGATGCGCTCGCTGGGGATGACCACCGTGCTGCCGGCCTTCGCGGGCCACGTGCCCCAGGGGGTTCTTCG GGTCTTCCCACGTGTGAACGCCACTCGCCTCGGGGGCTGGAGCCACTTCGACTGCACCTACTCGTGCACGTACCTGCTGGACCCCGAGGACCCCATGTTCCAGGTGATCGGGACCCTCTTCCTGAAGGAGCTCATCAAGGATTTTGGAACTGACCACATCTATAGCGCCGACACCTTCAACGAGATGACGCCTGGCTCCTCTGACCCTGCCTATCTCTCCAGGGTCAGCAATGCCGTCTTCAGGTCGATGACGGGAG CTGACCCCGAGGCGCTGTGGCTGATGCAGGGCTggctcttccagcaccagccgGACTTCTGGCAGCCGGCACAGGTGCGGGCCCTGCTGCACGGTGTGCCCCTCGGCAGGATGATTGTCCTCGACCTCTTTGCCGAGTCCAAGCCCGTCTACCAGTGGACAGAGTCCTTCTACGGGCAGCCCTTCATCTGGTGCATGCTGCACAACTTTGGGGGCAACCACGGCCTCTTCGGCACCGTGGAAGCCATCAATCACGGCCCCTTCGCCGCTCGGCGCTTCCCCAACTCCACCATGGTGGGCACCGGGGTGGTGCCCGAGGGCATCGAGCAGAACGACATGGTGTACGAGCTGATGAAcgagctgggctggagccaggagcCCCTCGACCTCCCCAGCTGGGTGACCCGCTACGCCGAGCGCCGCTACGGCACCCCCAATGCCGCGGCGGCCAGTGCCTGGCGGCTGCTCCTCCGCAGCGTCTACAACTGCACCGGCGTCTGCGTCAACCACAACCGCAGCCCGCTGGTGCGCCGGCCCTCCCTGCGCATGGACACCGAGCTGTGGTACAACGCCAGCGACGTCTACGAGGCCTGGCGCCTGCTGCTGGGCGCCGGCACCGAGCTGGGCTCCAGCCCCACCTTCCGCTACGACCTGGTGGACGTCACTCGTCAGGCGGCTCAGCAGCTGGTGAGCGAGTACTACCTGAGCATCCGCCGCGCCTTCCAGAGCCATGCACTGCCTGAGCTGCTGACAGCCGGCGGCGTCCTGGTCTATGACCTGCTGCCGGAGCTCGACAGCCTCCTCTCCAGCCACAGCCTCTTCCTGCTGGGCCGCTGGCTGGAGAGTGCCCGCGCCGTGGCCACCAGCGACCGGGAGGCCGAGCAGTACGAGCTGAATGCCCGCAACCAGGTGACGCTCTGGGGACCCAGCGGGAACATCCTGGACTACGCCAACAAGCAGCTGGGGGGGCTGGTGCTGGACTACTACGGGGTGCGCTGGAGCCTCTTCGTCTCTGCCCTGGTGGAGAGCCTCAACTCGGGCACCCCCTTCCACCAGGACCAGTTCAACCAGGCTGTCTTCCAGGTGGAGAGAGGCTTCGTCTACAACAAGAAGCGCTACCCGGCCGTGCCGGCTGGGGACACGCTGGAGATCTCCAGGAAGCTCTTCCTCAAATACTACCCCAGCACACTGCGGcgtggccgggccgggccggcgtgA